In Apilactobacillus bombintestini, one genomic interval encodes:
- a CDS encoding DUF2075 domain-containing protein, with the protein MTASSEEDFLPIIKQYNYNVDTKEEILKRDKHNDYITRYPTVYIVIDKLSGRKNVGKFKAYVGETNNIVRRTEQHLKSESSSREDWTALNSSKHAKLIVIAHREFNKSLTLDIENKLMQYLVSDDSIAELNNRRSNDQDLYYTHDRFKFIFEEIWKGLSEKREDIFPDIDDIKNSAIFKASPFHKLTDEQIDARDKIIEKVNKIENTQTDDNLIVVKGSAGTGKTVLLSSLFAELNTKSSNQEAYVIVNHDQQLKVYENIANKLGIKSKFGDDIANKPTMFLNRHPVTDNNKTKSADIVLVDEAHLLLTQGYMAYRRKNQLDDLKKVSKVVVAVLDPYQVLKSNGYMEKDYYDKIFNNAQKHGNLIELNQQNRMMANDDTINWIDNIIENRKISEIPEDDKYDLRVFDNIDDMYSAIKEHDGKNENLVRGLSRMVATYDWEFKNKPKPAIDEETGDSYWRVKIGDNFNLPWNNQIPVEKKFKELAWAEQPQTINEVGSTFTIQGFDLNYCGLIIGPSVKYRDGKIVFDKNYSYDKQATNKRTMDNGDKKDVSDELIRNELNVLMKRGVHGLYIYAVDDALRNELLKMSK; encoded by the coding sequence ATGACAGCTAGTAGTGAGGAAGATTTTCTTCCTATTATTAAACAATATAATTATAACGTAGATACAAAAGAAGAAATTTTAAAACGAGATAAGCATAATGACTATATCACCCGATATCCCACAGTTTACATAGTAATTGATAAATTAAGCGGAAGAAAGAATGTTGGTAAGTTTAAAGCATATGTAGGTGAAACCAATAACATAGTGAGAAGAACTGAACAACATTTAAAAAGTGAATCTTCCAGTCGTGAAGATTGGACCGCACTAAATAGTTCAAAACACGCTAAGCTAATTGTAATTGCCCATAGAGAATTTAACAAATCTCTAACCCTAGATATTGAAAATAAATTAATGCAGTATCTTGTGAGTGATGATTCTATCGCTGAATTGAATAATAGAAGATCTAATGATCAGGATTTATATTACACTCATGATAGATTTAAATTTATTTTTGAAGAAATATGGAAGGGACTTTCTGAGAAAAGAGAAGATATTTTCCCCGATATTGATGATATTAAAAATTCTGCTATCTTCAAAGCTTCCCCATTTCATAAATTAACTGACGAACAAATAGATGCTAGAGATAAGATAATCGAAAAAGTAAATAAAATAGAAAACACACAAACTGACGATAATTTAATAGTTGTGAAGGGCTCGGCAGGAACTGGAAAAACAGTGTTACTTAGTTCACTCTTTGCTGAATTAAATACAAAATCTAGTAATCAAGAAGCATATGTCATTGTTAATCATGATCAACAATTGAAAGTTTATGAAAATATAGCCAATAAATTAGGAATTAAAAGTAAGTTTGGTGATGATATTGCTAATAAACCCACAATGTTTTTGAATAGACATCCAGTTACTGATAATAATAAAACAAAGAGTGCAGATATCGTGTTAGTAGATGAAGCACATTTGTTGTTAACTCAAGGATATATGGCTTATCGTAGAAAAAATCAATTGGATGATTTAAAAAAGGTTTCTAAAGTAGTAGTGGCTGTTTTAGATCCATATCAGGTTTTAAAGAGTAATGGTTATATGGAAAAAGACTATTATGACAAAATTTTTAACAATGCTCAAAAACATGGTAATTTAATCGAATTAAATCAACAAAATAGAATGATGGCAAATGATGATACTATTAATTGGATAGATAATATTATCGAAAATAGAAAGATAAGTGAAATTCCTGAGGACGATAAATATGATTTAAGAGTTTTTGATAATATTGATGATATGTATTCTGCTATTAAAGAACATGATGGAAAAAATGAAAATTTAGTTCGTGGTCTTTCTAGAATGGTAGCTACTTATGATTGGGAATTCAAAAATAAGCCTAAGCCAGCGATTGATGAGGAAACTGGCGATTCATATTGGAGAGTAAAAATTGGAGATAATTTTAATCTACCATGGAATAATCAAATTCCCGTTGAGAAAAAATTTAAAGAATTAGCTTGGGCTGAACAACCACAAACTATCAATGAAGTGGGTTCTACTTTTACTATACAAGGATTTGATTTAAATTATTGCGGACTAATTATAGGTCCATCTGTGAAGTATCGCGATGGTAAAATAGTTTTTGATAAGAACTATAGCTATGATAAACAAGCTACTAATAAAAGAACTATGGATAATGGTGATAAAAAAGATGTATCAGATGAATTAATCCGTAATGAACTTAATGTACTAATGAAGCGTGGAGTACATGGATTATATATTTATGCTGTAGATGATGCATTAAGAAATGAATTACTAAAAATGAGTAAATAA
- a CDS encoding nucleotide pyrophosphohydrolase, translated as MEYSQIIQELIKFRDDRNWKKYHSLNSLSRALGIEASEVEKIFLWKNDDQLSDEKKQELKMELADVLIYTYYMCQKLDVNPNDIVQEKIDINKHRTWNFK; from the coding sequence ATGGAATATTCACAAATCATTCAAGAACTTATTAAATTCAGAGACGATAGAAATTGGAAAAAATATCATTCTTTAAATTCTTTATCCAGAGCTTTAGGTATTGAAGCATCTGAAGTAGAAAAAATATTTCTTTGGAAAAATGATGATCAACTATCTGACGAAAAAAAACAAGAACTTAAAATGGAACTTGCGGATGTATTAATTTATACATATTATATGTGTCAAAAATTAGATGTAAATCCGAATGATATCGTTCAAGAAAAAATTGATATCAATAAACATCGTACTTGGAATTTTAAATAG
- the dcm gene encoding DNA (cytosine-5-)-methyltransferase: MADKLNVLELFAGVGGFRIGLENADKDLFHTKWSNQFEPARKSQDAFDVYSYRFPDSENIGIDVAEISDAKFRSMDADMIVGGFPCQDYSVARSKKDEMGIQGKKGVLFWQIIRAAKDIHPKYMIFENVDRLLKAPAKQRGRDFSIMLTALNSLGYSVEWRVINAAEYGRAQRRRRVYFFVFRNDLPYAKHLDEKYELDSLLMNDNSYDEYLFKDGLFAKQFPIKRELYKNRQAFYELPDDIVKASDEFTGKVFNTGVMRYGRYYTVDSIPDSGKQPTPLKDILQPENQVDDKYYVTDQKKIDKFAYLRGPKHIKRTSADGHTYTYSEGGMSPYEDISLPGRTMLTSEGSVNRSTHWLKINGKYRILTPIEAERMQDFPDNWTKYKIVDGEVKEVSDRMRMFFMGNALVTSIIERIGLGIKDIVNEYKE, from the coding sequence ATGGCCGATAAATTAAATGTCTTGGAACTTTTTGCCGGGGTAGGTGGTTTTCGTATTGGATTAGAAAATGCGGATAAAGATTTGTTCCACACTAAGTGGTCTAATCAGTTTGAACCAGCTAGAAAAAGCCAAGATGCCTTTGATGTATATAGTTATCGTTTCCCAGATTCAGAAAATATTGGTATTGATGTAGCAGAAATTTCCGATGCGAAGTTCCGTTCTATGGATGCTGATATGATTGTGGGTGGTTTTCCATGCCAAGATTACTCAGTAGCTAGATCTAAAAAGGATGAAATGGGTATTCAAGGTAAAAAAGGTGTTTTATTCTGGCAAATTATACGTGCTGCTAAGGATATTCATCCTAAGTATATGATTTTCGAAAATGTTGATCGACTATTAAAAGCTCCTGCCAAGCAACGTGGAAGAGATTTTTCTATTATGTTAACTGCGTTGAATAGCTTAGGATATTCCGTAGAATGGCGCGTTATTAATGCGGCTGAATATGGACGTGCACAACGCCGTCGTCGAGTATATTTCTTTGTATTTAGAAATGACTTGCCTTATGCAAAACATCTAGATGAAAAATATGAATTAGATAGTTTATTAATGAACGATAATTCGTATGACGAATATCTCTTCAAAGATGGTTTATTTGCTAAACAATTTCCAATTAAGCGTGAATTATATAAGAATCGTCAAGCGTTTTATGAATTACCTGATGATATTGTAAAAGCATCTGATGAATTTACTGGAAAAGTATTCAACACTGGTGTTATGCGTTATGGGCGTTATTACACGGTAGATTCTATTCCAGATAGTGGCAAACAACCTACACCATTAAAAGATATCCTTCAACCAGAAAATCAAGTAGATGATAAGTACTATGTTACTGATCAAAAGAAGATTGATAAGTTTGCTTATCTAAGAGGACCTAAACATATTAAGCGTACTAGTGCCGATGGTCATACTTATACTTATAGTGAAGGTGGGATGTCACCATATGAAGATATTTCACTTCCCGGTAGAACTATGTTAACTTCAGAAGGAAGTGTTAACCGTTCTACTCATTGGCTAAAAATTAACGGTAAGTACCGTATTTTGACTCCTATTGAAGCGGAAAGAATGCAAGATTTCCCTGACAACTGGACTAAATACAAGATTGTTGATGGTGAAGTTAAAGAGGTATCTGATCGCATGAGAATGTTCTTTATGGGTAACGCACTGGTTACTTCTATTATTGAACGTATAGGGTTAGGTATTAAAGACATTGTTAATGAATATAAAGAATAA